Within the Salvia hispanica cultivar TCC Black 2014 chromosome 4, UniMelb_Shisp_WGS_1.0, whole genome shotgun sequence genome, the region GACTCCAGTCCAACAATCGGTAGTAATTGATACACTACCCATGCCTGGTCACTTTCAATAGTTCCCTCTCCTCTAGAAACATCTTCAACCTCTGTAAGAAGAAGGCTCGCCCCCCATACTCTACTACAATATCATGGATCTTCTAAGTGTTTCAATATCCAAAAGTGTGGGCCCTCAATCTTGCCCAAATCCCCTTGTATTCACGCCCAAGTGGCTCGCAATTGCGCCCACCACAACATCGTAACAAATAGTACCCGCTTTCCTTTTTAGGCTCGCTCCAAATTCTTCACAATGTAGTAGGTCATGTTCACTGGCCTTCTGTGGACGAGGCACCATAGCAAGAACAGCTCGTCCTTCTGGACACTCCTTGTTTCGGCCTGGGCAAAGGGATGATTATTGCATGCCTTCTGGATCAAGCGGAGAACTAGGTTCCGGATTATAGAGCTTTTAGCCCGGCTGGCCTTGAACCCCTTGGTCTATAAAGTGATGTCATTCCAGAATCTGCTATTCTTGAACTCCATCAGCATGTCAAATTCGACCGTCTACAAATGCAAAGTATTAGATCATAATGTAACCAAAATTTAACTACTCAAACAACCAAACCAAGTGAAAgtactcccccaaacttagctaaaatcatattaataattaacaaGTTAGCATAAGGAGTACATTTAACTATTCAAACCAAAAACATTTAACCACTACAACAATTTATCCATTCACGAGATAAACAAAGACATACATAACTGAACACAAACATATACTTCttccatccataaaaaatagtctcatttgtggaCGACTCGGGTTTTAATGAGAAGTTGACAAAGTAATAGAGAAGGATAAAAATATAGGTAAAGAGTtctgatcaatgtcgaacccttcttaaagaccgaactagagaccaaattaggacccttcattttttaaatcttgtggttatgattaatttgcaattaaattaatattttattcaataaaaacttgCTCAGGGGTATTTTAGGAAATCAATTCTCAGCATACATAACGTGATTCTCTTTGTCTCAATCTCTTTGAATTTTCACACAATCTTCTTTAATTCTCTCGCAATCAACAATATGCTCTGTCGATCTTCTTCAATCTGCCATCCACGATCTGCGTCGATCTTCTTCATTCCACGTTCAATTCAATTTCGCAATATTCACGTTCAATTCACATTGCAGCTGGTGTTTCATTCTTTTTGGGCTCATCAAAAGCTGCTGGAGGGGATCGGCCGGTGGCGGCGGCGCGCTTGACGATTTGGGTGGCGCTGAGCCTTAATTCACGAGTTCTGCTTCAATTTCTCAATATTCTGACTTTCATGGAGAATATCGACAGATTGAGATCTACTTCAACAAATACTGCGGTTGAAGACGGATTAAGATCTACATTAACATGATCTACATCGATCAATGATGGATCAATTATGAATGGTCTTAGAAATCCAGGAGgctctatttttattacagATTCAGATTCAGATTCAAAGCTAGAAGCAGTTCTGCAGTTGAAGGTTCATGACTTTTTCTAATTGAGCAATGTGTTATCTTcgatttttttcatgtttgtaGTGTAAACCGattaataatgaagtaaatggtCGGAAAAATGAGCTTAAAACTACGTTGGAACGTTGACCCATGAGCTTAAAActaatgaagtaaaacatatttatttcatgtttgtaATGTATACGCGATTTGTACTCATAATGAACTAAACTTTGGTTATCCTGAAGTAATAACAAGTAAAACTGAACTTCTGTTCTTGTTGAATATTATATGCTATGCTGATATTATTGTAGTATATATGCGAGCTGCActcataatgaactaaattgtttttattatgaagtaataattggtaaaactgaaattttgttCTTGTGGAATGAATATGGtttgtttgtttaaattttccACTAACAGTAGTTTGTATGTTTTATAATAGTGTCATACTTACCTGATTGTCCATCCCAGCTGAAGCCTTACATTGGACAGATTTTTCTTAAACTTGATGATGCTACTGAGTTCTATAATAAGTATGCACGACATGTTGGGTTTGACACTCGCAAACATGGATCAAAAAAGAAGGTGGATCATATTACATGGTTGTATGTTGTGTGCAGTAGAGAAGGTCagaggaaaatgaaaatgcaagGGCATGAGTCAAAACGTAGACGTTCTTCTAGGAAGTGTTTTTGCAAGGCTAAAATTGCTTTTAagttttgtaaaggaattggttATGTTGTCAATCAATTTGATGAAAGACGTAATCATGATATGGTGGAGTTACGCCATAAGCGATTCATGAGGCTGAATCGCAACATTGACCTATTGCATTAGAAATTTATACTAGATTGTGCAAGTGCAAACATAGGCCCTACATTGACTTTTAAGTTGCCGAATGAGGTTCTTGGTGGGCTGGATCATGTTGGCTGTACGGTCGTAGAAGTTCGAAACTATAGGCGCGACTTGAGAGCATTTACTAGTGGGGCAGATGCACAAATGGTACTTAATGAGATGAGCCGGAAGAAAGAGAATTGTCCAGCattcatttatcattttgagGTGAACTCTAAGGATAGGCTCACTCGTCTTTTCTGGTGTGATCCCACTGCTAAGAAGAATTTCCATCTCTACGGTGATATAGTATCGTTTGGCACAACCTATTCAACTAATATGTACGAACAATATGTtgtttataatgaaatgattATTGATGTGATAAACTTGTATATGCATGAAACGTTTACTGAATTAATGCAATAACTCAACGGAATGTACTAGTAATAgtcaataatgaattaatagtcCACTTATGTAAAACTCTAACTGTATGAAGTATATACCTTACAAAATGAACTAATTATAACTGCCTTTTTGATGAATGGATGTAATACAAGTACTGCATGATATTTGCATCATTCACTGGAAAAGACAACCATGGGAGACATGTAGCATTTGGTGCATGCTTATTATCTAAGGAAAATGCCGATTCCTTCTCATGGTTGTTTGAACGTTTTGTCAAATGCATAAGTTCTGCACCAAAATTGATCATTACTGATCAGGATTTGGGAATGAAGGTTGTTGTGGAAAGAGTCCTTGTTGATACAAGACATCGATGGTGCATGTGGCACATCATGTTTAAGGTTGTGGAAAAGTTACCAAAGAATCTACTTGTCAATGAAGACTTGAAAAAGGAGTTAAACAATTGTGTGTGGTCTGAGTTGATAGAACCTGAAGAATTTGATGAAGCATGGGATAATGTAATGGAAAAATATGGGCTTAAGGACCATGAGTGGTTTTCCTCGATGTTTGCCTCACAAAAATTTTGGGTATGTATCCTTCTTTGGAAACATATTTTCTATATGATGATGTATTTCTATCCTTATTCTGAAGTATATTTGATAACTAATGAACTACATGTGTCTGCATACTATAGGGATTTTCCAATGAGTTCACTAATAAAGACCACATCAATATCTGAATCTCAGAACATATTCTTCAAGAGGTACTCCAAGTCTCATTCTA harbors:
- the LOC125220579 gene encoding protein FAR1-RELATED SEQUENCE 5-like, with amino-acid sequence MNGLRNPGGSIFITDSDSDSKLEAVLQLKLKPYIGQIFLKLDDATEFYNKYARHVGFDTRKHGSKKKVDHITWLYVVCSREGQRKMKMQGHESKRRRSSRKCFCKAKIAFKFCKGIGYVVNQFDERHCASANIGPTLTFKLPNEVLGGLDHVGCTVVEVRNYRRDLRAFTSGADAQMVLNEMSRKKENCPAFIYHFEVNSKDRLTRLFWCDPTAKKNFHLYGDIDLGMKVVVERVLVDTRHRWCMWHIMFKVVEKLPKNLLVNEDLKKELNNCVWSELIEPEEFDEAWDNVMEKYGLKDHEWFSSMDFPMSSLIKTTSISESQNIFFKRYSKSHSNLVEFLMNYNNALDGQRSNNNRLEYLDFNKIPTLKTNSALERHASTIYSDSGFKLLQSEIEEAVDNVTMVTVSIIGENKIYVVNDMFSKNWTVSYSTSFASYACSCKMFGRIGLEYRDMQGDFYDIARLIEGDGDKILAFRHIMAKESEIEVHPCDVVKTKSPGRRLSCLEKEMREMSKPGRKCAKCGEVGRHDSRNCDKIQEEKNKKKRRNQC